From one Salmo salar chromosome ssa09, Ssal_v3.1, whole genome shotgun sequence genomic stretch:
- the LOC106612378 gene encoding calmodulin-1: protein MADQLTEEQIAEFKEAFSLFDKDGDGTITTKELGTVMRSLGQNPTEAELQDMINEVDADGNGTIDFPEFLTMMARKMKDTDSEEEIREAFRVFDKDGNGYISAAELRHVMTNLGEKLTDEEVDEMIREADIDGDGQVNYEEFVQMMTAK from the exons AGTTCAAGGAGGCCTTCTCACTGTTCGACAAGGACGGCGACGGCACCATCACCACCAAGGAGCTGGGCACTGTCATGCGCTCTCTGGGACAGAACCCTACTGAGGCAGAGCTACAGGACATGATCAACGAGGTGGATGCCGATG GTAACGGGACAATCGACTTCCCAGAGTTCCTGACAATGATGGCGAGGAAGATGAAGGACACAGACAGCGAGGAGGAGATCAGAGAAGCCTTCAGAGTGTTTGATAAG GATGGGAACGGCTACATCAGTGCGGCAGAGCTGCGGCATGTCATGACCAACCTCGGGGAGAAGCTCACAGACGAGGAGGTGGACGAGATGATCCGCGAGGCCGACATTGACGGAGACGGACAGGTCAACTATGAAG AGTTTGTGCAGATGATGACAGCCAAGTGA